A window of Armatimonadota bacterium contains these coding sequences:
- the gcvT gene encoding glycine cleavage system aminomethyltransferase GcvT, with amino-acid sequence MSTEPTLEDLRAAYEDFRGVAAALPDDLFQRKIRNWTPRDVVAHLVGWNRHTVTGCEQIRAGQLPFYLQDAAHDFANVNAESVRCYATTDRRVLLGELDASMRELEDYLRGLPAGAWDAGVGGGHGTVRKTVRALARDYVSHARRLAQWARERGAHVPERLERTPLYARHVALGARMTAFAGWEMPVQYGGIVEEHRAVRGGVGIFDVSHMGEFWITGPGALETIDRLLCNDPRRLTDGQAMYSPMCNPAGGILDDLIVYRVSAERFLMVVNAARHWPDLEWVQSHAQNCRVHDATYRTALLAVQGPLAEQVLQRMTGIDLAQIPYYHFMRGATVAGVRAIVSRTGYTGEDGFEIYTAWDEAAVVWDALVEAGVQPCGLGARDTLRLEAGYLLYGADMDEDTTPLEAGLGWTVREPGREFIGAQALRRQKAEGLRKKLCGLVVRDRAIARHGSPIFHEGERVGAVTSGSYGPWVDKNIALGYVPPSVARPGTEVQIEIRARRVAGQITKLPFYRRPRT; translated from the coding sequence ATGTCCACTGAGCCGACACTCGAAGATCTGCGGGCCGCCTACGAAGACTTCCGCGGCGTCGCGGCGGCCCTGCCCGACGATCTGTTCCAGCGGAAGATCCGCAACTGGACACCGCGCGACGTCGTCGCCCATCTCGTGGGCTGGAACCGGCACACGGTCACCGGTTGCGAGCAGATCCGCGCCGGCCAGCTCCCCTTCTATCTGCAAGATGCCGCGCACGACTTCGCCAACGTGAACGCGGAGTCGGTCCGCTGCTACGCCACTACCGACCGAAGGGTGCTGCTGGGCGAACTCGACGCGTCGATGCGCGAACTCGAAGACTACCTGCGGGGGCTGCCGGCGGGTGCATGGGACGCCGGCGTCGGAGGCGGCCACGGGACGGTCCGCAAGACGGTGCGGGCCTTGGCGCGCGACTACGTCTCACACGCCCGGCGCCTGGCGCAGTGGGCGCGAGAGCGCGGGGCCCACGTTCCCGAACGGTTGGAACGCACGCCGCTGTACGCGCGCCACGTAGCGCTGGGTGCGAGGATGACGGCGTTCGCCGGGTGGGAGATGCCGGTTCAGTACGGGGGCATCGTCGAAGAGCACCGGGCCGTGCGGGGGGGCGTGGGGATCTTCGACGTCTCGCACATGGGGGAGTTCTGGATCACGGGACCCGGAGCGCTGGAGACCATCGACCGGCTGCTGTGCAACGATCCCAGGCGCCTGACCGACGGGCAAGCGATGTACTCGCCGATGTGCAACCCAGCCGGCGGGATCCTTGACGACCTGATCGTCTACCGGGTGAGCGCGGAGCGGTTCTTGATGGTGGTCAACGCCGCGCGGCACTGGCCCGATCTGGAATGGGTGCAGTCCCACGCCCAGAACTGTCGGGTCCACGACGCCACCTACAGGACCGCGCTGCTCGCCGTGCAGGGGCCCCTCGCCGAGCAGGTCCTGCAGCGCATGACCGGCATCGACTTGGCACAGATCCCCTACTACCACTTCATGCGGGGGGCCACGGTGGCGGGTGTGCGCGCGATCGTGTCGCGCACCGGGTACACGGGCGAAGACGGGTTCGAGATCTACACCGCCTGGGATGAGGCAGCAGTGGTCTGGGACGCTCTGGTGGAAGCCGGCGTGCAGCCATGCGGTTTGGGCGCGCGCGACACCCTGCGGTTGGAAGCAGGCTACCTGCTGTACGGGGCAGACATGGACGAGGACACCACGCCCCTGGAAGCGGGGCTCGGGTGGACCGTGAGAGAGCCGGGGCGCGAGTTCATCGGCGCACAAGCCCTGCGGCGGCAGAAGGCGGAGGGGCTGCGCAAGAAGCTGTGCGGGCTGGTCGTGCGCGACCGCGCGATCGCGCGGCACGGCAGCCCGATCTTTCATGAAGGTGAGCGGGTGGGCGCCGTGACGAGCGGGTCATACGGTCCGTGGGTGGACAAAAACATCGCGCTGGGCTACGTCCCGCCGTCGGTCGCCCGACCCGGCACGGAGGTCCAGATCGAGATCCGCGCCCGCCGCGTGGCCGGACAGATCACGAAGCTCCCCTTCTACAGGCGGCCGCGTACGTAG
- a CDS encoding Xaa-Pro peptidase family protein yields MRRDIDRLMAERGYDAIVVSSAQGSDSSLLYVLNGVAIGGAVYIQKRGEPGVVCHGTMERGDALKTGLRCRNYGLYNMREIFARAEGDRLRARVLFFERLFADEGVTGRVAFYGQMDQGGAYALLTAMQSQIAGLEVVGEFDGGVLMTARRTKDRSEVDAIRRTGSATQSVVGDIERMLRGAARKGGRLLNESGEPMRVGEVKRRIRSTLLEHGLEDMGTIFALGRDAGLPHSRGEDDQEIVEGSPIVFDIFPRPASGGYHFDMTRTWCVGQAPQRLRVVFQDVLDCYRAVTDALRPGMRCAELQQIACRFFERRGHPTSCSDPTTQVGYVHSIGHGLGLDVHEEPRLSDVPGNDAVLEPGCVVTIEPGLYYPDEGIGVRLEDVWYLDEGENFVNLTDYPMHLEI; encoded by the coding sequence ATGAGGCGCGACATCGACCGTCTGATGGCCGAACGCGGGTACGACGCGATCGTCGTATCCAGTGCTCAGGGTTCCGACTCCAGCCTCCTGTATGTGCTCAACGGCGTGGCCATCGGAGGCGCGGTGTACATCCAGAAGCGGGGCGAGCCAGGTGTGGTGTGCCACGGCACGATGGAACGCGGCGACGCCCTCAAGACCGGGCTGCGGTGTCGCAACTACGGGCTGTACAACATGCGGGAAATCTTCGCCCGGGCTGAGGGCGACCGACTGCGGGCCCGCGTGTTGTTCTTCGAGCGGCTGTTCGCCGACGAGGGCGTGACCGGGCGCGTGGCGTTCTACGGGCAGATGGATCAGGGCGGCGCCTACGCGCTGCTGACGGCCATGCAGAGCCAGATCGCGGGGTTGGAGGTCGTCGGCGAGTTCGACGGCGGCGTCCTGATGACCGCGCGACGGACCAAGGATCGCTCGGAGGTCGACGCGATCCGCCGCACGGGATCGGCGACGCAATCTGTGGTCGGGGACATCGAGCGAATGCTCCGGGGCGCGGCCCGGAAGGGCGGCCGGCTGCTGAACGAATCCGGGGAGCCGATGCGGGTGGGGGAGGTGAAGCGCCGGATCCGATCGACCCTGCTCGAGCACGGTCTGGAGGACATGGGGACCATTTTCGCGCTGGGGCGCGACGCGGGGCTTCCGCACTCCCGGGGAGAGGACGATCAGGAGATCGTCGAGGGATCGCCGATCGTCTTCGACATCTTCCCCCGGCCTGCGAGCGGCGGGTACCACTTCGACATGACGCGCACCTGGTGTGTCGGGCAGGCTCCACAGCGGCTGCGCGTGGTGTTCCAGGACGTGCTGGACTGCTACCGCGCCGTGACCGACGCGCTACGGCCGGGGATGCGCTGCGCGGAGCTGCAGCAGATCGCCTGTCGATTCTTCGAGCGGCGTGGCCACCCCACTTCCTGCTCCGATCCCACCACGCAGGTCGGCTACGTGCACAGCATCGGCCACGGTCTGGGTCTGGATGTGCACGAAGAGCCCAGGCTGAGCGACGTGCCGGGCAACGACGCGGTACTGGAGCCCGGCTGCGTCGTCACGATCGAGCCGGGTCTGTACTACCCCGACGAAGGTATCGGTGTGCGACTCGAGGATGTCTGGTATTTGGACGAAGGTGAGAACTTCGTGAATCTCACGGACTACCCGATGCACCTGGAGATCTGA
- the gcvH gene encoding glycine cleavage system protein GcvH, producing MYPTDYRYSTEHEWAKVEDGRVRVGITKFAADRLSDIVYVELPPVGTEVSFMQPFGVVESVKAASDLYAPVSGKVVEVNDALKERPEIVGTDPHGEGWMIVVEPSDPSELEKLMDAAAYQKHIGEG from the coding sequence GTGTATCCGACGGATTATCGCTACAGCACCGAGCACGAGTGGGCGAAGGTCGAAGACGGAAGGGTGCGCGTCGGCATCACGAAGTTCGCTGCCGACCGCCTCAGCGACATCGTCTACGTTGAGCTCCCCCCGGTGGGCACGGAGGTCTCCTTCATGCAGCCGTTCGGCGTCGTCGAGTCCGTGAAGGCTGCGTCGGACCTGTACGCACCGGTATCGGGGAAGGTCGTTGAGGTGAACGATGCGCTGAAGGAGCGGCCGGAGATTGTGGGCACGGACCCGCACGGCGAGGGATGGATGATCGTCGTCGAACCGTCGGACCCGTCGGAGCTGGAGAAGCTGATGGACGCGGCCGCCTACCAGAAGCACATCGGGGAAGGATAA
- a CDS encoding DUF4446 family protein yields MHEALSYVLAASLAVLAACTIVLARRTGRLQRALQAAGAQPAAEHLATHQAALEALRTDVERMRTAVQDLAGQLAGSVQRVGVVRFDAFEDIGGRISFSLALLDARGNGVVLSVLNGRETARAYAKAVRNGTSSHPLSEEEKQAIAAAMRIDG; encoded by the coding sequence TTGCACGAAGCGCTGTCGTACGTCCTCGCCGCTTCGCTGGCTGTGTTGGCGGCCTGTACGATCGTCCTCGCGCGCCGTACGGGGCGGTTGCAGCGCGCGCTGCAGGCGGCCGGCGCCCAGCCGGCGGCGGAGCATCTGGCCACCCACCAGGCCGCACTGGAGGCGCTGCGCACGGATGTCGAGCGCATGCGGACGGCCGTGCAGGACCTGGCAGGCCAACTGGCCGGCAGCGTTCAGCGCGTCGGGGTCGTGCGGTTCGACGCGTTCGAAGACATCGGAGGACGGATCTCGTTCAGCCTGGCGCTGCTCGACGCCAGGGGGAACGGGGTCGTCCTCAGCGTACTGAACGGGCGCGAGACCGCGCGGGCCTACGCCAAGGCCGTCCGCAACGGTACGTCTTCGCACCCGTTGTCCGAGGAGGAAAAGCAGGCAATCGCCGCGGCGATGCGGATCGACGGGTAA
- a CDS encoding pyridoxal-dependent decarboxylase, with amino-acid sequence MDTTAEDFRRDCERVGRWIADYLQSSERYPVLARTRPGDVRRALPPSAPVDPEPFEAVWRDFERVVLPGVTHWNHPGFFAYFAITGSGPGVLGEMLSAALNVNGMLWKTCPAATELEEVTLDWLRQMLGLPAMFGMILDTASMATLGAMAAARESLDLDIRQRGLSGRADVPRLRVYASEQAHSSVDKAAIVLGFGQEGLRKIPTDDAFRMRPDALADAIEQDLLNGWRPVCVVATVGTTSTTSIDPVAAVADVCARHNLWLHVDAAYGGAAGIVPEMRAVLDGCDRADSFVVNPHKWLFVPVDCTAFYTRRPEILRRAFSLVPDYLRTFEDDVTNYMDYGIQLGRRFRALKLWMVLRMFGVRALQEAIRRHVALAQTFAAWVDASEEFERVAPVPFSTVCFRWRPGGVCDTEADRLNEALMDAVNATGQAYLSHTRLGGRFVLRLAVGHLRTEERHVARCWALLREHAQRLGLR; translated from the coding sequence ATGGACACGACGGCTGAAGACTTCCGACGGGACTGCGAACGGGTGGGCCGATGGATCGCCGACTACTTGCAAAGTAGCGAGCGCTACCCCGTGCTGGCACGCACGCGCCCTGGGGACGTCCGCCGTGCCTTGCCGCCGTCCGCCCCGGTCGATCCGGAGCCGTTCGAGGCGGTGTGGCGCGACTTCGAACGGGTGGTGTTGCCCGGGGTGACGCACTGGAACCACCCCGGTTTCTTCGCCTACTTCGCGATCACCGGGTCGGGTCCGGGTGTCCTCGGCGAGATGCTGTCAGCGGCCCTCAACGTCAACGGGATGCTGTGGAAGACCTGCCCGGCCGCGACCGAACTGGAGGAGGTGACGCTGGACTGGTTGCGGCAGATGTTGGGGTTGCCGGCGATGTTCGGCATGATCCTGGACACTGCCTCGATGGCGACACTGGGTGCGATGGCGGCGGCACGCGAGTCGCTCGATCTGGACATCCGGCAGCGCGGCCTGTCCGGCCGGGCCGACGTTCCGCGCCTGCGGGTGTACGCCTCAGAACAGGCGCACTCGTCGGTCGACAAGGCCGCGATCGTGCTCGGCTTCGGACAGGAGGGGCTGCGCAAGATCCCCACCGACGACGCGTTCCGGATGCGCCCCGACGCCCTGGCCGACGCGATCGAGCAGGATCTGCTTAACGGATGGCGCCCGGTCTGCGTGGTCGCCACCGTGGGGACGACCTCGACCACGAGCATCGACCCGGTGGCAGCGGTTGCGGACGTGTGCGCCCGCCACAACCTGTGGCTGCACGTCGACGCGGCGTACGGCGGAGCGGCCGGGATCGTCCCGGAGATGCGCGCGGTGCTGGACGGCTGTGACCGCGCGGACTCGTTCGTCGTCAACCCGCACAAGTGGCTGTTCGTGCCGGTGGACTGTACCGCGTTCTACACGCGCCGACCCGAGATCCTGCGCCGCGCGTTCAGCCTGGTCCCCGACTACCTCCGCACCTTTGAGGACGACGTCACGAACTACATGGACTACGGCATCCAGCTGGGCAGGCGGTTCCGGGCTCTGAAGCTGTGGATGGTTCTGAGGATGTTCGGTGTCCGCGCGCTGCAGGAAGCGATCCGCCGCCACGTCGCGCTCGCACAGACCTTCGCCGCCTGGGTGGACGCTTCGGAGGAGTTCGAGCGCGTGGCCCCGGTGCCGTTCTCGACGGTGTGCTTCCGTTGGCGCCCTGGGGGCGTCTGCGACACCGAGGCCGACCGGCTGAACGAGGCGTTGATGGACGCCGTGAACGCCACCGGCCAAGCGTACCTGTCGCACACACGGTTGGGCGGTCGGTTCGTGCTGCGCCTGGCGGTCGGGCACCTGCGCACCGAGGAGCGCCACGTCGCGCGGTGCTGGGCGTTGCTGCGAGAGCACGCCCAGCGGCTCGGCCTCCGATAG
- the gcvPB gene encoding aminomethyl-transferring glycine dehydrogenase subunit GcvPB — protein MPDATDFPLIFELSTPGRRAHGVPEPDVPEVPLGDILPEVELRATPPALPEVNELDVVRHYTRLAHRNFSIDEGFYPLGSCTMKYNPKLHEEVARLPGFARLHPYAPDECVQGALQLLWELEEALAEISGMDRVTFQPAAGAHGELAGLLMIRAYFASRGERRTRVIVPDSAHGTNPATAAMAGYQVVTVRSDARGNMDVGALREAMDESVAAIMLTNPNTLGLFEEQVQALSEIAHAAGAQMYLDGANFNAMLGITRPGDQGFDVMHMNLHKTFSTPHGGGGPGAGAVGVRKHLEPFLPVPGVAREGDRYVWDYNRPHTIGKIRAFWGNFANLVRAYAYVRTLGGAGLRAVAEHAVLHANYLRCRLEPYFDMPYDRVCKHEFVASGARQKKRNGITTKDIAKRLLDYGFHAPTIYFPLIVDEAIMIEPTETESLQTMDAFAEAMIAIDREAQEDPELVRTAPHTTPVRRLDEVRAARELNLRWQPPTFSPTERR, from the coding sequence ATGCCGGACGCCACTGACTTCCCTCTGATCTTCGAGCTGAGCACGCCGGGCCGCCGGGCGCACGGGGTCCCCGAGCCCGACGTACCGGAGGTGCCGCTGGGCGACATCCTGCCCGAGGTGGAACTCCGCGCGACCCCACCGGCGCTGCCCGAGGTGAACGAACTGGACGTGGTCCGCCACTACACGCGCCTTGCGCACCGCAACTTCTCGATCGACGAGGGGTTCTACCCGCTGGGTTCGTGCACGATGAAGTACAACCCAAAGCTCCACGAGGAAGTGGCCCGCCTGCCGGGCTTCGCGCGTCTGCATCCATATGCGCCGGACGAGTGCGTCCAGGGAGCGCTGCAGCTGCTGTGGGAACTCGAGGAGGCGCTCGCCGAGATCAGCGGCATGGATCGAGTCACCTTTCAGCCGGCTGCGGGCGCGCACGGCGAGCTCGCTGGGTTGCTGATGATCCGGGCGTACTTCGCGTCGCGCGGCGAGCGGCGCACCCGGGTGATCGTCCCCGACTCCGCCCACGGGACCAACCCCGCGACCGCCGCGATGGCCGGTTACCAAGTGGTGACCGTTCGCTCCGACGCGCGCGGCAACATGGACGTGGGAGCGCTGCGGGAGGCGATGGACGAGTCGGTCGCGGCGATCATGCTCACCAACCCCAACACGCTGGGTCTGTTCGAGGAGCAGGTGCAGGCCCTGTCGGAGATCGCCCACGCCGCCGGCGCCCAGATGTATCTGGACGGTGCCAACTTCAACGCGATGCTCGGGATCACCCGGCCCGGCGACCAGGGCTTCGACGTGATGCACATGAACCTGCACAAGACCTTCTCGACCCCGCACGGCGGGGGTGGCCCGGGGGCCGGCGCGGTGGGCGTGAGAAAGCACCTGGAGCCCTTCCTTCCGGTGCCGGGCGTGGCGCGCGAGGGTGACCGGTACGTGTGGGACTACAACCGCCCTCACACCATCGGCAAGATCCGCGCGTTCTGGGGGAACTTCGCAAACCTGGTGCGGGCGTATGCGTATGTCCGCACGCTGGGCGGGGCGGGGCTCCGGGCGGTCGCCGAGCACGCGGTCCTGCACGCGAACTACCTGCGCTGCCGCCTGGAGCCGTACTTCGACATGCCCTACGACCGCGTTTGCAAGCACGAGTTCGTGGCGTCGGGCGCACGGCAGAAGAAGCGGAACGGGATCACGACGAAGGACATCGCCAAGCGGCTGCTGGATTACGGCTTTCACGCGCCGACGATCTACTTCCCGCTGATCGTGGACGAGGCGATCATGATCGAGCCCACGGAGACCGAGAGCCTCCAGACAATGGATGCGTTCGCCGAAGCGATGATCGCGATCGACCGAGAAGCGCAGGAGGACCCGGAGTTGGTCAGGACGGCGCCGCACACGACTCCCGTCCGGCGGCTCGACGAGGTGCGCGCCGCCCGCGAGCTCAACCTGCGCTGGCAGCCACCGACGTTTTCCCCGACGGAGCGCCGCTGA
- the gcvPA gene encoding aminomethyl-transferring glycine dehydrogenase subunit GcvPA, with product MRYIPTTPEQREHMLRTIGVETIEELFTDIPAEVRLDRPLALRPALSDPEVLTALRALAERNGHADRLVCFLGAGAYDHFVPPAVWQLAGRGEFLTAYTPYQAELMQGELQAAYEYQTMVCELLAMDVANASMYDGASALAEAAVMARDLARRDRVVVSRAVHPEYRKVLRTYTEPLGIRIDEIGHTRGVTTTEDVRRALDTAAAAVIVQHPNFFGCLEDVQAMGEAAHSVGALLIVATADPLAFGLLRPPGALGADIVAAEGQPLGNHLNFGGPYLGIIATRREFVRRMPGRLVGATTDADGRRGFVLTLQTREQHIRRERATSNICTNEALNALAAAIYLSLMGPDGVRRVAESCARKAHYLRRRIAALDGFAIAFQAPTFHEFVVRTPRPADTVARALLREGFLGGLPLGSLYRGMRNHLLVSVTESRTREEMDRFVDALGRVGARRRRQAVVTVR from the coding sequence ATGCGCTACATTCCGACCACCCCTGAACAGCGCGAGCACATGTTGCGCACGATCGGTGTCGAAACGATCGAGGAGCTGTTCACCGACATTCCCGCCGAGGTGCGGCTGGACCGCCCGCTCGCGCTGCGCCCCGCGCTGAGCGATCCGGAGGTGCTGACGGCGCTGCGGGCACTGGCCGAGCGCAACGGCCATGCGGACCGTCTCGTGTGCTTCCTGGGCGCTGGCGCGTACGATCACTTCGTACCGCCCGCGGTGTGGCAGCTGGCGGGAAGGGGGGAGTTCCTCACCGCGTACACGCCCTACCAGGCCGAGTTGATGCAGGGCGAACTGCAGGCGGCCTACGAGTACCAGACGATGGTCTGCGAACTGCTGGCGATGGACGTCGCGAACGCGTCCATGTACGATGGCGCCTCGGCGCTGGCGGAGGCGGCGGTGATGGCACGCGATCTGGCGCGGCGCGATCGGGTCGTCGTCAGCCGCGCCGTGCATCCCGAATACCGGAAGGTGTTGCGGACGTACACGGAGCCTTTGGGCATCAGGATCGACGAGATCGGACACACCCGGGGGGTCACCACGACCGAAGACGTGCGCCGCGCGCTGGACACCGCCGCAGCGGCGGTGATCGTGCAGCACCCGAACTTCTTCGGGTGCCTGGAGGACGTGCAGGCGATGGGCGAGGCGGCGCACAGCGTGGGCGCGCTGCTGATCGTCGCCACGGCGGACCCGCTGGCGTTCGGGCTGCTGCGTCCGCCCGGCGCGCTGGGCGCAGACATCGTGGCGGCGGAGGGCCAGCCGCTGGGCAACCACCTGAACTTCGGCGGGCCGTACCTGGGGATCATCGCGACCCGGCGGGAGTTCGTCCGCCGCATGCCTGGGCGTCTGGTCGGCGCGACGACCGACGCGGACGGCAGGCGCGGGTTCGTGCTCACGCTGCAGACCCGCGAGCAGCACATCCGGCGGGAGCGGGCCACGAGCAACATCTGCACGAACGAGGCCCTGAATGCGCTGGCCGCCGCCATCTACCTGAGCCTGATGGGACCGGACGGGGTGCGGAGGGTCGCGGAGTCGTGCGCGCGCAAGGCCCACTACCTGCGCCGTCGGATCGCGGCGCTGGACGGATTCGCGATCGCCTTCCAGGCGCCTACGTTCCACGAGTTCGTGGTTCGCACGCCGCGGCCAGCCGACACGGTCGCGCGCGCCCTCCTCCGCGAGGGGTTCTTGGGCGGGCTGCCGCTGGGGAGCCTATATCGCGGCATGCGCAATCACCTACTGGTCAGCGTCACGGAGTCGCGGACGCGGGAGGAGATGGACCGCTTCGTCGACGCACTGGGACGCGTGGGCGCACGCCGACGCCGACAGGCCGTGGTGACGGTGCGGTGA
- a CDS encoding phosphoribosyltransferase family protein, with the protein MFSDRRQAGRDLAEAVVRSAGQLSGSLVLGIPRGGVVVADEVARRLGAELDITVPRKLRAPANPELAIGAVAEDGGVLVDERTVAALRVDPDYLAQETDYQMAEIERRRRAYRGDRPAPTLTGRTVVVVDDGIATGSTMLAALRSIRARGAGRVIAAIPVAPPEGVRRLSQEGFEVVCVHTDPMFMAVGQFYADFSQVTDEEVRAILRAAWERERSRSDVH; encoded by the coding sequence GTGTTCTCGGACCGGCGCCAGGCAGGCAGGGACCTCGCTGAGGCTGTGGTGCGTTCGGCGGGACAACTCAGCGGGAGTCTGGTGCTGGGCATTCCCCGCGGCGGGGTCGTCGTGGCGGACGAGGTGGCACGGCGCCTGGGCGCGGAGTTGGACATCACGGTGCCGCGCAAGCTCCGCGCGCCCGCCAACCCGGAACTGGCGATCGGTGCGGTGGCCGAGGACGGAGGCGTGCTGGTCGACGAGCGGACCGTGGCGGCGCTGCGCGTGGACCCGGACTACCTCGCGCAGGAGACCGACTACCAGATGGCGGAGATCGAGCGCCGCCGGCGTGCGTACCGCGGCGACCGGCCCGCGCCAACACTCACCGGCCGGACCGTGGTCGTGGTGGACGACGGGATCGCCACGGGCTCGACGATGCTCGCCGCCCTGCGGTCGATCCGCGCCCGGGGCGCCGGTCGCGTGATCGCGGCGATCCCGGTGGCCCCGCCCGAGGGCGTGCGGCGGCTGAGCCAGGAGGGATTCGAAGTCGTCTGCGTGCACACCGATCCGATGTTCATGGCCGTGGGGCAGTTCTACGCCGATTTCTCCCAGGTCACCGACGAGGAGGTCCGCGCGATCCTCCGGGCGGCCTGGGAGCGCGAGCGGAGCCGATCGGATGTCCACTGA
- a CDS encoding GGDEF domain-containing protein, with protein sequence MSNPTPPAAPRDAPAGAHSPTYKAYAVAWAGFGAGLLVVALPAVPHLPAAYLLFVALSVAGNFISIRLLPGITLSMQASLAPVWLFGWQAGPPLYFVAAIVLATCQRITLWRAALFFGNASAWVVAAGLLFRRLQPLPAGSASWEDLLAAVLSAALFVAGNVLTVTLSRLLDSGDRACFHTRRLAWLGGITFAGLMPLSYLLTITHQTGPAPQVLTVTVWLLAAVALKGFVETREANRRLEQALREVHELSITDPLTGLFNRRHFNEVLAREVQRHLRHAQPLSLLIMDLRGFKGVNDTYGHPAGDDVLAQVAAVIRARLRHSDVAFRIGGDEFAALLPQTDREGALRVATTLSRQIANASFTVRDAPVALAAAIGVATLPDDATTSEALMQAADGALYATRRADSEAAAERSLAC encoded by the coding sequence TTGAGCAACCCGACACCTCCTGCGGCGCCACGCGACGCACCCGCGGGCGCGCACTCGCCCACGTACAAGGCGTATGCGGTCGCCTGGGCCGGATTCGGCGCGGGTCTGCTCGTCGTGGCGCTGCCGGCCGTCCCGCATCTGCCGGCAGCCTACCTCCTGTTCGTCGCCCTGTCCGTCGCCGGGAACTTCATTTCCATCCGGCTGCTGCCCGGGATCACCCTCTCGATGCAGGCTTCTCTCGCCCCGGTGTGGCTGTTCGGGTGGCAGGCGGGGCCGCCGCTGTACTTCGTTGCCGCGATCGTGCTCGCCACCTGCCAGCGCATCACCCTGTGGCGCGCAGCACTGTTCTTTGGCAACGCGAGCGCGTGGGTGGTGGCCGCCGGTCTGCTCTTCCGCCGCCTGCAGCCCCTGCCGGCCGGCAGCGCCTCATGGGAGGACCTGCTGGCTGCGGTGCTGTCCGCCGCGCTGTTCGTCGCCGGCAACGTCCTCACGGTCACCCTCAGCCGCCTGCTGGACAGCGGCGACCGGGCATGCTTTCACACCCGCCGCCTGGCCTGGTTGGGCGGGATCACGTTCGCGGGGCTGATGCCCCTTTCCTACCTCCTGACGATCACGCACCAGACCGGACCTGCCCCGCAGGTCCTGACGGTGACCGTTTGGTTGCTGGCCGCCGTCGCACTGAAGGGTTTCGTCGAGACGCGCGAGGCCAACCGGCGCCTGGAGCAGGCGTTGCGAGAGGTCCACGAGCTGTCGATCACCGACCCGCTGACCGGATTGTTCAACCGCCGCCACTTCAACGAAGTGCTGGCACGCGAGGTCCAGCGCCACCTCAGACACGCTCAACCCCTGTCGCTGCTGATCATGGACCTCCGGGGGTTCAAAGGCGTCAACGACACCTACGGGCACCCCGCCGGCGACGACGTCCTCGCGCAGGTCGCTGCGGTGATCCGGGCTCGTCTGCGCCACAGCGACGTGGCGTTCCGAATCGGAGGGGACGAGTTCGCCGCGCTGCTGCCGCAGACCGACCGCGAGGGCGCCTTGCGCGTGGCCACCACCCTCTCCCGCCAGATCGCCAACGCCTCCTTCACCGTCCGCGACGCACCCGTCGCCCTGGCCGCCGCCATCGGCGTGGCCACCCTCCCAGACGACGCCACAACCTCCGAAGCGTTGATGCAGGCCGCCGACGGCGCCCTGTACGCGACCCGCCGCGCCGACTCGGAAGCAGCGGCCGAACGTTCCCTCGCCTGCTAG
- a CDS encoding HDIG domain-containing protein, which translates to MDREAAYRLMCEWTQNPNLRKHMLAVEAAMRAYARRFGADEEAWGIVGLLHDFDYERHPSPEAGHPFVGVAELRRRGVPEEWCRAILSHADYSGVARESLMEKALFACDELTGFIVAVALVRGRSLANTDVESVKKKMRDKAFARAVNRDDIVRGAADLGVPLDDHIALVIRAMATVAGQLGLEGPAI; encoded by the coding sequence GTGGATCGGGAGGCGGCCTACCGGCTGATGTGCGAGTGGACGCAAAACCCCAATCTCCGCAAACACATGCTTGCGGTAGAAGCGGCGATGCGCGCCTATGCTCGCCGGTTCGGGGCCGACGAGGAGGCCTGGGGTATCGTGGGCCTGCTGCACGACTTCGACTACGAGCGGCACCCGTCCCCGGAGGCCGGTCACCCCTTCGTCGGTGTCGCAGAACTCCGAAGGCGCGGGGTGCCTGAGGAGTGGTGTCGAGCGATCCTCTCGCACGCAGACTACAGCGGCGTTGCCCGGGAGAGCCTTATGGAGAAGGCGCTGTTCGCCTGTGACGAGCTCACCGGCTTCATCGTCGCCGTAGCCCTGGTGCGGGGCCGGTCGCTGGCGAACACCGACGTCGAGTCCGTCAAGAAGAAAATGCGTGACAAGGCCTTCGCCCGGGCTGTCAACCGCGACGACATCGTGCGGGGGGCGGCCGATCTGGGCGTGCCGCTGGACGACCACATCGCGTTGGTCATCCGGGCGATGGCCACCGTCGCCGGGCAGTTGGGTCTGGAAGGACCTGCCATCTAG